A window of bacterium genomic DNA:
ACGAAGGGCGAAATGTAAGGTTGAAGAAGACCCGAGTATATTAAATTTATTAGATGCACAAACCCCGGCAATCTGTATATTCGGGAAAAGTTGGGACTTGCATGTTCACGAGGCACTCAATATCTCTTTAGAAGAAAATTTAAAGTTAATTCAAGATACTGTCCGTTATTTGAAATCAAAGGGTAAAGAGGTAATTTATGATGCCGAGCATTTCTTTGACGGCTATAAAGCAAATATAGAATATGCGTTAGCGACTATTTTAGAGGCACAGAAAGCGGGTGCAGATGTTATTGCCCTTTGCGATACCAATGGTGGAATGTTGACTTATGAAATAGAAAAGCCAATCAAAGAAGTCCTGAAAGTCATTAAAGTCCCCGTAGGTATTCATGCCCACAATGATTCAGGAATGGCGGTGGCTAATTCTATTATGGCGGTAAAATTGGGTGCCACGCATATCCAGGGGACTATCAATGGTTACGGTGAAAGATGTGGTAATGCCGATTTATGCCTCATCATCCCAAACTTGAAACTTAAAATGGGGCTGAATTGTATTTCAGATGACCAACTCAAAAGCCTGACTGAGGTCTCGAGATTTGTTGCAGAAATGGCTAATATCGTTCCTCAATCACATCAACCTTATGTCGGCACTTCTGCCTTTGCTCATAAAGCCGGTGTCCATGCCAGCGGCGTGCAAAAAAATCCAAAAACCTACGAACATATCCTGCCAGAATTAGTTGGAAATGAACGAAAAATATTAATCTCAGAATTAGCCGGACAAACCAGCCTTCTGGAAAAAGCAAAGGAGATGAAAATAGACCTGTCAAAAGATGCTCCTCAAACACAAAAAATTCTGGCTAAAATCAAAGAAAAAGAAGACGAAGGATACCAATATGAAGCCGCTGACGCCTCATTTGAATTGCTCATTAAAAAGGTGTTAGGTAAATATAAATCTGCATTTACTCTAAAGAAATTTGAGGTTATTGTCGAAAATAGAAATAGGGAGCTTTCATCTGATGCAATTATTAAGATAGATGTAAAAGGCAAACAAAAATATATAGTTGCCGAAGGAGATGGCCCTGTTCATGCCTTAGATACTGCCCTGAGAAAGGCATTAGAAGAATCTTATCCCTTACTAAAAGAAGTGCGTTTAACTGACTATAAAGTCAGGGTATTGGATGCCAAAGAGGGCACCGCCGCAAAGGTCAGAGTATTGATTGAATCTACAGATGGAAAGAATATCTGGAGCACGGTTGGGGTCTCAGAGAATCTTATTGATGCATCATGGTTAGCCCTCGTCGATTCTATTGAATACATACTGGCAAAAACCAGCGATTCTAATTTTGAACAAGGTGCAAAGTAGAAAATTGTAATCGTTCAGCCACAGAGGCACAGAGTTCACAGAGAATTAGAGAAATTAGTCACTTAAGGACACGAATTAATCTGTGATATCCCATAAATGTAGTGTGAACCTTTAGGTTCACCTTCTGGCTTGCCAGAAGCGAGGCTAAAACCTCGCACTACAAATCTTTTTGTTGTTCAGAGAGATTCGGATTCATCTCGTTAGATAGTAAAACATCTAACAGGATTCATTCGTGATTATATATTCCCTCTGTGTTCTCTGTGGCTCTGTGGCTATATCCCTGAACGGTTACCTGAATAGTTACGAATTGCTGGACGAAAAAGGAGTAATCAAATGATAAATACAAATATCCCACTTGAGGCTATGGCGGATAAAAGTCTTTTTCAAACAGACTCAATTAAAGAAAAAAATGCCCCGCCAAAAATCGATGGAAAAACATTTGATGAAGAATTGAAAACCGCAACTAAAGAAAAACTAAAATTATACCTCGATGACCTGCTTAATAAAATTGAAGCTCAAGGAAAAATTTTAGTTCAATCCCCTATCTATGAAAATCTTACCCAATATAGACATCTTGTTCAGACATTTATGGAAAAAGTAGTTAAAAACCTCTATTCGCTGGAAGAAACAACAACTACAGTTCGACCTTTACAGGCACAACTTGGTCAGCGACAGGTAAATATCATCATTAAAGAGATTAATAAAAATCTGTCTGAATTAACCGAAGGAGTCCTCAAGACACAAATTAATCCCATTAACATTGCGGCTAAGGTAGAAATGATTCAAGGATTATTAATGGACTTATATTCGTAACTATTCACCTGTAACGCTTACTTGACCAGTTTTTGTCTTTATAACTCAAGCCAGGAATGGCAATACATCACTTCGTTGCGGAGGACTTTTAATGTTTTCTGAACATCTGTATCTGTAATGCACTCGGTTGGTTTTTTACCTTGCGCCAGATGTTGTTCTACTTGTTTTACCGTTGCCATAA
This region includes:
- the cimA gene encoding citramalate synthase yields the protein MKKVIIYDTTLRDGAQTEGISFAVKEKIKIAQMIDHLGVDYIEGGWPGSNPKETKFFAEIKNIKLKKAKIVAFGSTRRAKCKVEEDPSILNLLDAQTPAICIFGKSWDLHVHEALNISLEENLKLIQDTVRYLKSKGKEVIYDAEHFFDGYKANIEYALATILEAQKAGADVIALCDTNGGMLTYEIEKPIKEVLKVIKVPVGIHAHNDSGMAVANSIMAVKLGATHIQGTINGYGERCGNADLCLIIPNLKLKMGLNCISDDQLKSLTEVSRFVAEMANIVPQSHQPYVGTSAFAHKAGVHASGVQKNPKTYEHILPELVGNERKILISELAGQTSLLEKAKEMKIDLSKDAPQTQKILAKIKEKEDEGYQYEAADASFELLIKKVLGKYKSAFTLKKFEVIVENRNRELSSDAIIKIDVKGKQKYIVAEGDGPVHALDTALRKALEESYPLLKEVRLTDYKVRVLDAKEGTAAKVRVLIESTDGKNIWSTVGVSENLIDASWLALVDSIEYILAKTSDSNFEQGAK
- a CDS encoding YaaR family protein; this encodes MINTNIPLEAMADKSLFQTDSIKEKNAPPKIDGKTFDEELKTATKEKLKLYLDDLLNKIEAQGKILVQSPIYENLTQYRHLVQTFMEKVVKNLYSLEETTTTVRPLQAQLGQRQVNIIIKEINKNLSELTEGVLKTQINPINIAAKVEMIQGLLMDLYS